The DNA region CATCTCTAAATTAATATGAAAATAATATCTTGAGGCAAACTAAATGGGtctgaataaatacatacatttcaaaatacataaacataaaTGTGTCTCTAAATGGATGAAATGACATGAAATGTATCCACTAAAATTAAAGTTCAAACATCATGTGACGTTTCCCGGGCATGAACTCGCTTCAGCCATCGTCACAAACAGACTCCTGgtttgtttttggctttttgtCTCACAGAAGAATCTTCAATGCAAATACAATACAGAGTGTGATTTTAACATCATAACATGCGGCGCCACTGGTtcaatttttggatttttttttatttatggagAGTGCTCCATTTCCTTTGATCGTTTCAGTGGTTAATGTGCCGTGTGATGATTGCTCACAGGTTTGCGCGGGAAGGGAACTTCTCTGACGCACAGATTCTCCAGAGGGATGATGCCTCTGGGCTCCTTGTCCTGCCAGCAGAAGCAAAAACAATTAAGAGCATGCCAACCCGCTAAAGCGGAGAGTAAGAATAAATCTACACGCTCCTCTTCAAACTGGGGATACAGTTGTGTTcatgtttaaagttattttacatttcagtCATAACGCTCGCTCCACAATTTAAAGTCCTTCTGATTAAGCACAACCAAAGTTTTGATGTTCTAGTTGGCTTTCTGGCGTTATTGCGGTAACATCCCGCGGCACAAGCCTGcaaacgttgttttttttcagcggcGTTGTAAAGGTCATAAATCACATGAATGGTGGAAAAGGTTTTAAAAAGATTTACGTTGGCCTCGTCTCTTTACGTCACAAACTAATCAGGTGAGCCAGGGTGTAgatatttgcttttatttgtttgagaaCTAACACTAAGTATCAGACGAAATGTCTTACAGTGGTGAACTCAAAGTAGTAGAGACAGTTGTCAGTCAGGATGAACCATCGCCTCTTCCACGTCTTCACTCGACCTCCTTCAAAtaaagagaacattttttttaaatgcttatttCACACAATGATTAagatttgttgattttttttttcaccgagtTTAAGAAGCCATCCTTCTCTGTCGGGGTTGAAGAACGTGTGCGTGAGGTCGTTGCCGTCGTCCTCTGGAATTTTGAATGGCTCATTGCGAATGCTCTCGTACAGTTTCTAAAACGACAAATAAAAACTAATTGTAATGGAGACAAAATATGTGATGCATGAACGAATGAACAGACACGAAAGGAATTAATGGTACGCGCAACTGGACCACgtgaatattttgttgctgCCGTTCTTCACTGTTTCCAAATGAACCCTCCACTCGTGTGCTATCCAACTTTTTGCCCCGACTGTTTCAAGATCTAAGGACCCCACGGCTGACCCCACCCCTCTCCCCTCCCCCGCCCTCCACGTTTACCGAGAGCAAATCTGCGGGCAGGTCGTGGCCATTGTTGATTCCTCTGTTCATGGACATGAATCCGTCCAGCGTGGTCTTGCTCTTCACGTTGGGGTTGTGCAGGCTGGTGTTCAACATGATGATGGCGAATGACAGGATGTAGCACGTGTCTGGGGCGGAGTTACAGAAAGTGACATCATGTGGACTCACGTGCAGCCACGGAGGAACAGAATTCGCACCGGCAGAAGTGAAAGTCCCGAAAATAATCGCTTTTTGGTTAAAGTGGACTCATAGGGTGACCACtctctattatttatttttttgtcatcatttactGCCACCTTTCACAATAGGAATAAACAGAATGCCTACAAGTAATCCATAATAAATTGACACGAACATCACACACAAGCTCACCGGTGGATTGGAAGACGTTAGCGTTGCAGTCGCAGTATCGAGCGGCGAAGGCCTCCATCATACGGTCGATCTTCTGGGCCTCGCCGGGGAGACGGAAACTCCACAGGAACTGTCTGCCGGgttcaaaaaatgaatttgtaaaatgtgGTGATGTCATAACGTCACACCGTAGCGTCGTGTCACGTTCTGCCGTCAGCGTAAGCTGACATTGGAGCGTGTTAGCGGGACTGACATCGGATGAAAGTCAGACATCAAAGTCAGTCTGGTAACAAAATATgtaaccacagcctgacataaaaaaaaaaaagatgacgtcAAAACCTCATATCACATTACAGAGTGACATTACTGCCTGATGTCATAGTCAAAGTGGGCTGacgtctggattttttttttacagatcaacgattcattttccattcatcaatGAATAAGAGATTTTAACGCTCAACATGTTTTCATAAACTGGATATTATCTCAAATTGAGggtgcagaaaatgcacaatatAATATTATTTGGATTCAGTTGCTGGTTTGTGTTGTAACATGTCAGAAAATAGCCcaaaatgttgatcattgtCAAAGTCAGTAAAAGCAGATCCATATCTTGATTAACACAAAAGATAACAATCAAGGAGTATAGAACTAAAATTCCAAGGATTTGGACAGTCTTAATTTAAGGTCTGTATACAGTCAATTCTCTTGGTCTGGCATTCAAGTCTGATATCAAAgctttacatccatccatgaccATCAAAAAGATGACGTGAGAACGTGCCGCCACAGACCTGAGGGCCTGGACCAGGTTGAGGTCGGAGAACTCGTGAAGTTCCACAAAGGCCTTTAAGGTCTGCAGGTGGAGTTCGTCTCTGATGACAAACAAAGAGAACAGGGAATTATTTGACTCTTCGTCTTCACTTTTCACCCAGAGAGAACCTTAGAATGAGCAAATCTTTGAGGAACCctaaaaatagccaaaatgtTCCAAATACGGCACGTTCGGCTCGCAGATGATGACCGGACACTGAAATATTTCACAACTTGGCATGATCCAAAATTGAAATCCTTCCGCTCTCGTCACCTTTCGCCCAGGAACTCCCCGATGGCCGTCTTGTTGAGGCCCTCCTCTTTGTAGAGGAACTCAGCGATGCAGCCGGCGTTCCTCTCCAGCAGCTTGTGTTCCACCAGGTAATTGATAccctgaaacacacacagacacgcaaatATCTGGGTAGCAAATACACAAAATGTCTGGGACGAGTTTGTCATTGAAGGACGCCTCCAAAGGGCCAAAATCGCAGACTTCGCGTGTGTTTTTCAACATTCCTTCTGTCGGTCGGTCCGCTCATAAATGACACACCTACCAAATTTCATATTAGGAAGGGACACAATATGGAGTGGAATATATACATTGATTATGCCATGATGCAAActtaatatagatttttttttttccagattggaCATTTGGCCCCAATGTAAATGCAACACATTCGTGCAATTGTATGTCAAGTGAATGTCAATTAGTTGTGTTTATGTTTGATTTAAGTCTATTAATCACTGATATGACAAATGGCAAAAAGCCTTGAGGGAGGTCTCCTGAGCCTTCTTGTTTGGGTATGATTTCATCTCCTGCTTGTGTGCGAACGGGAGCCAACTTCTGTTATTCCAATTCCCTAACACCACATCCTGTTCTGCTTTCggatgtgaaaggaaaaaaaaaaaaaacgcaaataaAACTACTGAACAACTTTAAAGAGGTACAAcatgtggacaaaagtattgggacgcCTCCAGGGACcgaaaagtgacaaaaatgatttgtttttgcctTGACAGCCGTTAAAGCGTCAAGCGGTGGATTTTCAGGCGGTCCACGTTTCCAGTACGCAAACATTTGTGTGAGTTAACTCACAAAAAAGTTAACTTGCGGCAAGTGTGAAGGAAACCACAAACTCGACGTCATCGTGCCAAACAGGAAGTCCTTGCTTTAGCAAGACGGAGGTAAACAGATGCGACCCCTTTGCAGAAAACCATTCGGTCCACCACGGGGGACATTTTGAGGCTCACCTTCTTGGGGTCCATGTTAAACTTCTTCTTCCCATTGGAGAACTGTTTCCTTTCCTTGCTTCTGCTgctagaaaacacacaaaaaaacattgatgatGAGTTATCTGATTTTGCGGTCACGCTGTTGAAAATCTGGAGTTATCCATCTATCTGGTACAGGattatcaaacaaatttttgtcatgGGTCACATTGTCGTTATGGTTTTCCCTCAGGGGGCCGTTGCGGGGCTGCAATATCTTAATATTATCAtttttgaaatgacaatttgaaattttggtacagatctgAACAGGAATCACGGAAGCTGACACACCATTTGAAATCATGTGGCAgaccagatttggcccccgggccttgtgtttgacacctgtgatgagTGGTTTAAATTTGAATGGCAAAATCTCCAGGAGGATTTTGTCTTTGAAGGACACCTGTgggaaaaaatgcccaaaatgtcCCCAAAATAGGcgctttgacaaaaaaatggtgcACTTCCTGTGTCTGCACAAAGGACATGTCCACAAAAATTAactcttaagaaaaaaaacagtgaattGCGCAACCGAGTCAACTTTTGTGAATCTTGTATTAGACACCTTTACCTTTCCTCAGTCTCAGCCAACTCGAAGCTGAGAATCTCGGCCATGACACTGTCGATATCCACCTTCAGTTTCTGCGCAACCAAGGAAaggtttttaaattgaaatttccCTTTTTGCGTGGATTTGTCGGGTCAAAGATGGGATGCCGTAGTACCTGGATGTCATCCAGAAGTCCTTTCTTGTACCTCTTGATCCTCTCCAGCTCCAACTTTTCGTCCGCTGTGAAGTCTGACAAAACTGCCACACAACAAGCGACGGAAAGcaatgaacatttattttttttatgccgcGTTTCATGTGCAGTGTGtttgacatgattaaaagcattttaattgGTATTCTTCTTCAGATATTATTAATGATGCTCC from Syngnathoides biaculeatus isolate LvHL_M chromosome 9, ASM1980259v1, whole genome shotgun sequence includes:
- the cyth4b gene encoding cytohesin 4b isoform X2; this encodes MTDSQMVLSDFTADEKLELERIKRYKKGLLDDIQKLKVDIDSVMAEILSFELAETEESRSKERKQFSNGKKKFNMDPKKGINYLVEHKLLERNAGCIAEFLYKEEGLNKTAIGEFLGERDELHLQTLKAFVELHEFSDLNLVQALRQFLWSFRLPGEAQKIDRMMEAFAARYCDCNANVFQSTDTCYILSFAIIMLNTSLHNPNVKSKTTLDGFMSMNRGINNGHDLPADLLSKLYESIRNEPFKIPEDDGNDLTHTFFNPDREGWLLKLGGRVKTWKRRWFILTDNCLYYFEFTTDKEPRGIIPLENLCVREVPFPRKPYCLELYNPNSRGQKIKACKTETDGRVVEGKHQSYAICAASAHERDSWIDAIRASITKDPFYDLVSQRKKKLIKQNQSQQD
- the cyth4b gene encoding cytohesin 4b isoform X1, with the protein product MTDSQMVLSDFTADEKLELERIKRYKKGLLDDIQKLKVDIDSVMAEILSFELAETEESSRSKERKQFSNGKKKFNMDPKKGINYLVEHKLLERNAGCIAEFLYKEEGLNKTAIGEFLGERDELHLQTLKAFVELHEFSDLNLVQALRQFLWSFRLPGEAQKIDRMMEAFAARYCDCNANVFQSTDTCYILSFAIIMLNTSLHNPNVKSKTTLDGFMSMNRGINNGHDLPADLLSKLYESIRNEPFKIPEDDGNDLTHTFFNPDREGWLLKLGGRVKTWKRRWFILTDNCLYYFEFTTDKEPRGIIPLENLCVREVPFPRKPYCLELYNPNSRGQKIKACKTETDGRVVEGKHQSYAICAASAHERDSWIDAIRASITKDPFYDLVSQRKKKLIKQNQSQQD
- the cyth4b gene encoding cytohesin 4b isoform X3, encoding MAEILSFELAETEESSRSKERKQFSNGKKKFNMDPKKGINYLVEHKLLERNAGCIAEFLYKEEGLNKTAIGEFLGERDELHLQTLKAFVELHEFSDLNLVQALRQFLWSFRLPGEAQKIDRMMEAFAARYCDCNANVFQSTDTCYILSFAIIMLNTSLHNPNVKSKTTLDGFMSMNRGINNGHDLPADLLSKLYESIRNEPFKIPEDDGNDLTHTFFNPDREGWLLKLGGRVKTWKRRWFILTDNCLYYFEFTTDKEPRGIIPLENLCVREVPFPRKPYCLELYNPNSRGQKIKACKTETDGRVVEGKHQSYAICAASAHERDSWIDAIRASITKDPFYDLVSQRKKKLIKQNQSQQD